A region from the Flexibacter flexilis DSM 6793 genome encodes:
- a CDS encoding haloacid dehalogenase type II: protein MNNRRTFLKKSIPLGLLPFVPIAATAENETVTATANTLSKPKVIFFDVNETLLDLEPLKRSVVKTLGGQKELGSLWFTTMLKYSLVATVAGQYFDFGKIGAATLIMVAQNNGIVLTEEDAKNAVKPILSLQPHVEVKEALELLKQHKYTLISFTNSSNKAVAQQLKNAGIIQLFDGSISVEDYGKYKPDTEVYHWAARKMQVQNSDCMLVAAHGWDIAGALWAGWQGAFIARAGQQLFPLAPTPQINQKDLLKVAKEIVAL, encoded by the coding sequence ATGAATAACAGACGAACTTTCCTTAAAAAATCAATTCCATTAGGGTTATTACCTTTTGTTCCCATTGCGGCAACAGCAGAAAATGAGACAGTTACGGCAACAGCCAATACTCTATCCAAACCCAAAGTTATTTTCTTTGATGTCAATGAAACACTATTGGATTTAGAACCACTCAAACGCTCAGTCGTAAAAACGCTCGGCGGCCAAAAAGAACTTGGAAGTCTGTGGTTTACCACCATGCTCAAATATTCGTTGGTGGCAACGGTAGCTGGTCAGTATTTTGATTTTGGGAAAATAGGAGCTGCTACCCTAATAATGGTAGCCCAAAACAATGGTATCGTGCTTACGGAAGAAGACGCAAAAAATGCCGTAAAACCTATCCTATCGCTACAACCACACGTCGAAGTAAAAGAGGCTTTGGAACTATTAAAACAACATAAATACACCCTCATTTCCTTTACCAATTCTTCCAATAAGGCCGTTGCGCAGCAGTTGAAAAATGCAGGCATCATACAACTTTTCGACGGTAGCATTAGTGTAGAAGATTATGGGAAATACAAACCCGACACGGAAGTATATCATTGGGCAGCACGCAAAATGCAAGTCCAAAATAGTGATTGTATGCTCGTGGCCGCGCACGGCTGGGACATTGCAGGTGCTCTTTGGGCAGGCTGGCAAGGTGCTTTTATTGCACGAGCAGGACAACAATTGTTCCCGTTGGCTCCTACCCCACAAATCAACCAAAAGGATTTGCTCAAAGTAGCCAAAGAAATAGTTGCGTTGTAA
- a CDS encoding DNA-3-methyladenine glycosylase I — translation MSYCNFIANLPPSERKTLHQNYHDKLYGFPISDDNELFGRLILEINQAGLSWETILKKEASFRVAYDNFEIARVAAYTDQDRERLLQDQGIIRNKLKINAAIENAKAIQQLQAQHGSFDQWLELHHPLSKDEWVKLFKKTFRFTGGEIVNEFLMSIGYLHGAHAENCPIHSQILEQKPKWVQ, via the coding sequence ATGTCTTACTGTAACTTCATTGCCAATTTGCCGCCATCGGAGCGCAAAACTTTGCATCAAAACTACCATGACAAACTATATGGGTTTCCAATTTCTGACGATAACGAACTGTTTGGCCGCTTAATATTGGAAATCAATCAAGCAGGTTTGAGCTGGGAAACGATTCTAAAAAAAGAAGCCTCCTTTCGGGTAGCTTACGATAATTTTGAGATTGCACGGGTGGCCGCTTACACCGACCAAGACCGCGAACGTTTGCTTCAAGATCAAGGAATCATCCGCAACAAACTGAAAATCAATGCGGCCATAGAGAATGCCAAAGCCATACAGCAACTTCAGGCGCAACACGGTTCGTTTGACCAATGGCTAGAGCTACACCATCCGCTCAGCAAAGACGAATGGGTAAAACTCTTTAAGAAAACATTTCGGTTTACAGGCGGCGAGATTGTGAACGAATTTCTGATGAGTATCGGGTATTTGCACGGCGCACACGCCGAAAACTGCCCGATTCATTCCCAAATTTTAGAGCAAAAACCCAAGTGGGTACAATAA
- a CDS encoding RNA polymerase sigma factor codes for MKMSNSQSETELFEAYCQGQQEALGVLYLRLEKVLLLHSYRICEDREMAHDCVAELFEYLLQQSSQERNKFIASNSLVNVQGWFYTLIKNRTLDAMRHKAMRKRSYFEFGRWLLGGNGHNEISTGDYDKEKLLALLSAREKEAFELYADGHQYQQIADRLDISSDTVKTLIRRGKEKLRRLKNLI; via the coding sequence ATGAAAATGAGTAATTCTCAATCCGAAACAGAGCTATTTGAAGCATATTGCCAAGGGCAGCAGGAAGCGTTAGGGGTACTGTACTTGCGCTTAGAAAAGGTACTATTATTGCATAGCTATCGTATCTGTGAAGATAGGGAGATGGCGCATGATTGTGTTGCAGAACTTTTCGAGTATTTGCTTCAGCAATCATCACAAGAGCGAAATAAATTTATTGCTTCCAATTCGTTGGTTAATGTGCAGGGCTGGTTTTACACGCTTATTAAAAACAGAACTCTTGATGCTATGCGCCACAAGGCCATGCGCAAACGTTCTTATTTTGAGTTTGGGCGGTGGCTTTTGGGCGGGAATGGCCACAACGAAATATCAACAGGGGACTATGATAAAGAAAAGTTGTTGGCTTTGCTCTCTGCGCGAGAGAAAGAAGCATTTGAGTTATATGCAGATGGACATCAGTATCAGCAAATTGCCGACCGTTTGGATATTTCATCTGACACCGTAAAAACACTGATTAGACGGGGCAAAGAGAAATTACGCAGATTAAAAAATTTAATTTAA
- the pyk gene encoding pyruvate kinase, translating to MEILFNKTKIVATLGPASDTRPKIQELIEAGVDVFRLNFSHSKSPEEHSQKIQFVRELNQELGTCVALLQDLQGPKIRVETVANNGVLLEEGKHLTITIDHIAEGTSERVSTSYQALPQDVEVGHRVLIDDGNLELRVISKTAREVVCMVIYGGIMKSRKGINLPDSQVSASSLPEKDYKDLMFGLENNIDWVALSFVRTAADVLAVQEIIKQQGKHTKLIAKIETPQAVENIDEILAVSDGIMVARGDLGVELPMEVVPVIQKTLVKKCNDAGKPVIVATQMLESMITNPRPTRAEASDVANAVMDGADAVMLSAESASGKYPLQSVQSMVRIIKEIEENLDSIYDKKFAIDTTSEYFLADSLIAQACSLAHDTKAKAICSLTSSGYSAHRLSQHRPKANIFIFTRHPHLMTRLSLLWGVRTVQFARTKPTDETIEEVKALLVELDHLKKGDVFINLATIPVTSGNNQRVNMIKVSMV from the coding sequence ATGGAAATTCTCTTTAACAAAACAAAAATTGTTGCAACCTTAGGCCCTGCCTCTGATACACGCCCAAAAATTCAGGAACTCATAGAAGCGGGTGTAGATGTGTTCAGACTTAATTTTTCGCACAGCAAAAGCCCTGAAGAACATTCGCAAAAAATCCAGTTCGTACGCGAACTCAACCAAGAACTTGGAACTTGCGTAGCCCTATTGCAAGACCTTCAAGGGCCTAAAATTCGTGTGGAAACGGTGGCCAATAATGGCGTGCTGCTCGAAGAAGGCAAACACCTAACCATTACCATTGACCACATTGCAGAAGGTACTAGCGAACGCGTAAGCACTAGCTATCAGGCTTTGCCACAAGACGTAGAAGTGGGGCACCGCGTATTAATTGATGATGGCAACTTGGAGTTGCGCGTGATCTCCAAAACTGCTCGCGAAGTAGTTTGTATGGTGATTTATGGCGGCATCATGAAGTCTCGTAAAGGAATTAACCTGCCAGACAGCCAAGTTTCGGCCTCTTCACTACCCGAAAAAGATTACAAAGACCTAATGTTTGGTCTTGAGAATAATATTGACTGGGTTGCTCTTTCGTTTGTGCGCACTGCCGCAGACGTATTGGCTGTTCAGGAGATTATCAAACAACAGGGAAAACATACCAAACTCATCGCCAAAATCGAAACGCCGCAAGCCGTAGAAAATATAGATGAAATCTTGGCTGTTTCGGATGGCATTATGGTCGCCCGTGGCGATTTGGGGGTTGAACTTCCGATGGAAGTAGTGCCTGTTATCCAAAAGACGTTGGTAAAGAAATGTAACGACGCGGGCAAACCCGTAATCGTGGCAACACAAATGCTCGAAAGCATGATTACCAATCCGCGCCCGACACGTGCCGAAGCCAGTGACGTAGCCAATGCCGTGATGGACGGAGCAGATGCCGTGATGCTTAGTGCCGAAAGTGCCTCAGGAAAATATCCGTTGCAGTCTGTGCAAAGTATGGTCAGAATCATCAAGGAAATTGAAGAAAATCTAGATTCTATTTATGACAAAAAATTTGCGATAGATACGACTTCCGAATATTTCTTGGCCGATAGCCTCATTGCGCAGGCTTGCAGTTTGGCACACGACACCAAAGCCAAAGCAATTTGCTCGCTTACTAGTTCGGGATATTCGGCGCATCGCCTTTCGCAGCACCGCCCCAAAGCCAATATTTTTATTTTCACGCGCCACCCGCACCTCATGACGCGCCTAAGTCTTTTGTGGGGCGTGCGTACGGTACAATTTGCGCGAACAAAACCTACCGATGAAACCATCGAAGAGGTAAAAGCCTTGTTAGTAGAACTTGACCACCTCAAAAAAGGAGATGTGTTTATTAACTTGGCCACTATT